A portion of the Nitrospira defluvii genome contains these proteins:
- a CDS encoding RNA polymerase sigma factor — translation MGSLDRIQALDRFLAGIERRAFRMAHLATGNEDEALDLVQDAMLKLAQKYGARPEEEWGPLFHCILQSRIRDWYRRERVRNRLREFFRGSQDEEEGEDPLEQVPDSTGPAPDEEVQRKRACAALEVALQALPLRQQQAFLLRIWEELDVAQTARAMGCSEGSVKTHLFRALQVLRQRLGAHWP, via the coding sequence GTGGGCTCTCTGGATCGAATCCAGGCATTGGACCGGTTCCTGGCGGGGATTGAGCGGCGCGCATTTCGTATGGCGCATCTCGCCACGGGGAATGAAGATGAGGCGCTGGATCTCGTCCAGGATGCCATGCTGAAACTGGCCCAGAAGTATGGTGCGCGGCCTGAGGAGGAATGGGGGCCGCTGTTTCATTGTATTCTTCAAAGCCGCATTCGGGATTGGTATCGACGGGAACGGGTGCGGAATCGGCTGCGAGAGTTCTTTCGCGGTTCGCAGGACGAGGAAGAGGGCGAAGACCCGCTGGAGCAGGTTCCCGACTCGACGGGGCCCGCACCCGATGAGGAGGTACAGCGGAAACGGGCCTGTGCGGCATTGGAGGTCGCCTTGCAAGCCCTTCCGCTGCGCCAGCAACAGGCGTTTCTCTTGCGTATCTGGGAGGAACTGGACGTGGCACAAACGGCGCGGGCCATGGGGTGCTCGGAAGGCAGCGTCAAAACCCATTTGTTTCGTGCCCTGCAGGTCTTGCGACAGCGATTGGGAGCACATTGGCCATGA
- a CDS encoding DUF3106 domain-containing protein has protein sequence MNILLVGIMLVFIGVMPSWAQGDPAAVPWNQLSPGEQQLLQRFSDSWDQLPPRKQQRLRKGAQQWGTMTPEERQEAKQRFKQWRALPPEQQQQMRERFQQFRQLPLEQRESVRNARRWFRSLPPEQRKELREKFQTMSPEERRAYRRELRRQYGGNGGNQAPEGTSSR, from the coding sequence ATGAACATACTGTTGGTAGGAATCATGCTGGTGTTCATCGGGGTGATGCCTTCCTGGGCGCAGGGTGATCCGGCAGCGGTGCCGTGGAACCAGCTGAGTCCGGGTGAGCAGCAATTGTTGCAGCGGTTCAGTGACAGCTGGGATCAGTTACCGCCGCGAAAACAGCAACGTTTGCGGAAGGGTGCCCAACAGTGGGGCACCATGACGCCTGAAGAGCGACAGGAGGCGAAGCAACGCTTCAAACAATGGCGAGCGCTTCCGCCGGAGCAACAACAGCAGATGCGTGAACGTTTTCAACAGTTTCGTCAGCTTCCGCTGGAACAGCGTGAGTCGGTGCGCAATGCCCGACGGTGGTTTCGGTCGCTCCCTCCCGAACAGCGGAAGGAATTGCGGGAAAAGTTTCAGACGATGTCCCCGGAGGAACGTCGTGCCTATCGACGCGAGCTGCGACGCCAGTACGGGGGGAATGGCGGCAACCAGGCTCCGGAGGGGACATCCTCACGTTAG
- a CDS encoding GGDEF domain-containing protein, which produces MSGLPANRRILLLHNDPIEIERLTIGLNRSGFSVIAADAGRLAMHELVHDPPCLVLAAEGTNGRSADTLARELRTDPFLGRLPLIILVRDIRVNDLDWATLGIDDYIAVPYRPEEVPQRVRLCLSRLERSLDANPLTRLPGNSTILHETTARIESGAPFALAYLDIDNFKSFNDRYGYARGDEVLVVTCRILTTVVSELAGTDGFVGHVGGDDFVFMSVPTTIEVICQTLIKRFDLVIPDFYDPEDRAKGFIDSVDRRGNHERFPIMSLSIAVVTNEHRTISHPGDVSKIASELKKLAKSQPGSVYVKDNRKTETEDPASDSHAA; this is translated from the coding sequence ATGAGTGGGCTTCCTGCCAATCGACGGATCCTGCTCCTGCACAACGACCCGATCGAAATCGAGCGGTTGACGATCGGGCTCAATCGGTCAGGGTTCAGCGTCATCGCCGCCGATGCGGGACGATTGGCCATGCATGAACTGGTGCACGATCCGCCGTGCCTGGTGCTGGCGGCGGAAGGCACGAATGGGCGCTCGGCGGACACGCTGGCCCGGGAGCTACGCACCGATCCTTTCTTGGGGCGGCTGCCATTGATCATCCTGGTGCGGGATATCCGGGTCAACGATTTGGATTGGGCCACACTCGGCATCGACGATTACATTGCCGTGCCCTACCGCCCGGAGGAAGTCCCGCAACGGGTGCGTCTGTGTCTCAGTCGGCTTGAGCGTTCGCTGGACGCCAATCCGCTCACTCGCCTGCCGGGGAACAGCACCATTCTCCACGAAACGACGGCACGGATCGAAAGCGGCGCGCCCTTCGCGCTCGCCTACCTGGACATCGACAACTTCAAATCATTCAACGACCGCTACGGGTACGCCCGAGGCGATGAAGTGTTGGTGGTCACCTGCCGGATTCTCACGACCGTCGTGAGCGAACTAGCGGGAACGGACGGATTCGTCGGCCATGTGGGCGGAGACGATTTTGTGTTTATGAGTGTGCCGACCACCATTGAAGTCATTTGCCAGACCCTGATCAAACGGTTCGACTTGGTGATCCCGGATTTCTACGATCCGGAGGACCGCGCCAAAGGATTCATCGACTCGGTCGACCGACGCGGCAACCACGAACGCTTTCCGATCATGAGCCTGTCGATCGCCGTCGTGACCAATGAACATCGCACCATCTCCCACCCTGGCGATGTCAGCAAGATTGCCTCGGAATTGAAGAAGCTTGCCAAGAGCCAACCGGGCAGTGTCTACGTAAAAGACAACAGAAAGACAGAGACCGAAGACCCAGCCTCCGACTCACACGCAGCCTAG
- a CDS encoding HDOD domain-containing protein: MSPSAKVDLRRRIEQVGELPTLPHVVQKLASMIGRPNVSAEEIGILIEKDQVLSAKVLRLANSPFYGFPSRIASVAHAVVVLGLNVVKGLTLCATAFDMMRNAGMNELWRHSLGVAITSHILGTKAGLKNPEEVFVGGLLHDIGKVVLYVKWPDVGQQITQATKNTSHSLMETEQALFEVTHADVGGWLATAWHLPASLREPILHHHTPAAAQDAKLQTAIVHVADVLVKGLACGNPGDDLVPPLSRQAWELVGLDAQSLAGCLAQATEEFQTIDDYL; this comes from the coding sequence ATGAGCCCTTCGGCCAAGGTAGACCTTCGACGACGGATTGAGCAGGTGGGGGAATTGCCGACCCTGCCCCATGTCGTACAGAAACTGGCCTCCATGATCGGCCGGCCTAATGTCTCCGCCGAGGAGATCGGCATCCTGATCGAAAAAGACCAAGTGCTGTCGGCCAAAGTCCTACGACTGGCGAATTCGCCGTTTTACGGATTCCCCTCGCGCATCGCCTCGGTCGCCCATGCCGTGGTGGTGCTGGGCCTCAATGTCGTGAAGGGCCTGACGTTGTGCGCCACCGCCTTCGACATGATGCGTAACGCCGGGATGAATGAACTGTGGCGCCACTCCTTGGGCGTCGCCATCACGTCCCACATTCTCGGCACGAAGGCGGGCCTGAAGAACCCGGAAGAAGTATTTGTCGGTGGGCTGCTGCACGATATCGGTAAGGTCGTGCTGTATGTGAAATGGCCTGATGTCGGCCAGCAGATCACGCAGGCAACCAAAAACACCTCCCACTCCCTGATGGAAACCGAACAGGCGCTGTTCGAGGTAACCCATGCGGACGTGGGGGGCTGGCTCGCCACCGCCTGGCATCTCCCGGCCAGCCTGCGGGAACCTATCCTCCATCATCACACGCCGGCGGCGGCGCAAGACGCGAAGCTGCAAACCGCCATCGTGCACGTGGCCGATGTCTTGGTGAAAGGCCTTGCCTGCGGCAACCCCGGCGACGATCTCGTGCCCCCGCTGTCGCGCCAGGCCTGGGAACTGGTCGGCTTGGACGCACAGAGCCTCGCCGGATGTCTCGCCCAAGCCACGGAAGAATTCCAAACCATCGACGACTATTTATGA